One genomic segment of Rhizorhabdus phycosphaerae includes these proteins:
- a CDS encoding thiolase family protein, which translates to MREAVIVSTARTGIGRAYRGAFNDTEAPVLSGHVVRAAVERAGIDPERVEDIFLGVGTQSGTQSYNLGRLTAATSGLRNAPGFALDRKCGSGLTAVALAARSIIADDIDVAVAGGVESISLTLTKHASTYRNRSEAVIAAEPHAYIPMIETAEIVAERYGISREAQDAFSAESQQRAAAAQAEGRFADEIVPISVRKALFEKDGTAAGHQDLVLDRDEGIRGDTTAEGLAALKPVYKDGAIIKEGRHITAGNASQLSDGASAQVVMSRALAEKEGLPILGIYRGMQVAACAPEEMGIGPVFAIPKLLDRAGLKVDDIGLWEINEAFASQLLYCRDKLGIDPAKLNVDGGGIALGHPFGMTGSRLVGHALLEGRRRGVRYAVVSMCIAGGMGAAGLFEIV; encoded by the coding sequence ATGCGTGAAGCCGTTATCGTTTCCACCGCCCGTACCGGCATCGGCCGGGCCTATCGCGGCGCCTTCAACGACACCGAGGCCCCGGTGCTGTCGGGCCATGTCGTGCGCGCCGCCGTCGAGCGCGCGGGGATCGATCCCGAGCGGGTCGAGGATATCTTCCTGGGCGTCGGCACGCAGTCGGGTACGCAGAGCTATAATCTCGGCCGGCTGACGGCGGCAACGTCGGGCCTGCGTAACGCACCCGGATTTGCGCTCGATCGCAAATGCGGCTCGGGGCTGACCGCCGTCGCGCTCGCCGCCCGCTCGATCATCGCCGACGATATCGACGTCGCCGTTGCAGGCGGCGTCGAGTCGATCAGCCTGACGCTCACCAAGCATGCCTCGACCTATCGCAACCGGTCGGAAGCGGTGATCGCCGCCGAGCCGCATGCCTATATCCCGATGATCGAGACCGCCGAGATCGTCGCCGAACGCTATGGCATTTCGCGCGAGGCACAGGACGCCTTCTCGGCCGAGAGTCAGCAGCGCGCGGCAGCAGCCCAGGCCGAAGGCCGTTTCGCCGACGAGATCGTTCCCATCTCGGTCCGCAAGGCGTTGTTCGAGAAGGACGGCACCGCAGCGGGCCATCAGGACCTCGTTCTCGACCGCGACGAAGGCATTCGTGGCGACACGACGGCCGAGGGGCTCGCCGCCCTCAAGCCGGTCTACAAGGACGGCGCGATCATCAAGGAAGGTCGCCACATCACCGCCGGCAACGCCAGCCAGCTGTCGGACGGCGCTTCAGCGCAGGTCGTGATGTCGCGCGCGCTGGCCGAGAAAGAAGGCCTCCCGATCCTGGGCATCTATCGCGGCATGCAGGTCGCGGCCTGCGCGCCCGAGGAAATGGGCATCGGTCCGGTCTTCGCCATTCCGAAGCTGCTCGACCGCGCCGGCCTCAAGGTCGACGATATCGGCCTGTGGGAGATCAACGAGGCCTTCGCCAGCCAGCTGCTCTACTGCCGCGACAAGCTCGGCATCGATCCCGCCAAGCTCAATGTCGACGGCGGCGGTATCGCCCTCGGCCACCCCTTCGGCATGACGGGCTCGCGCCTCGTCGGCCACGCACTGCTCGAAGGCCGTCGCCGTGGCGTCCGCTATGCGGTCGTGTCGATGTGCATCGCCGGCGGCATGGGGGCTGCGGGTCTGTTCGAAATCGTCTGA
- a CDS encoding nuclear transport factor 2 family protein, with amino-acid sequence MPNAADMVRAVETYVAAFDACDPEMVVGLFAENATVEDPVGTPPHVGHDAIRAFYTSSMQGKPKLNLEGPVRIAGDTAAFAFNVGFAHPGMRVDVIDLFQFNEAGKVVSMKAFFGPTNMTGFEGMPHA; translated from the coding sequence ATGCCCAATGCTGCAGATATGGTCCGCGCGGTCGAAACCTATGTCGCGGCGTTCGACGCCTGCGATCCCGAAATGGTGGTCGGCCTGTTCGCGGAGAACGCGACCGTGGAAGATCCCGTCGGCACCCCGCCGCATGTCGGCCATGACGCGATCCGCGCCTTCTACACCTCCTCGATGCAGGGCAAGCCCAAGCTCAACCTCGAGGGACCCGTCCGCATTGCCGGCGACACCGCCGCCTTCGCGTTCAACGTCGGCTTCGCCCACCCCGGCATGCGGGTCGACGTGATCGATCTTTTCCAGTTCAACGAGGCCGGCAAGGTCGTGTCGATGAAGGCTTTCTTCGGCCCGACCAACATGACCGGATTTGAAGGTATGCCCCATGCGTGA
- a CDS encoding MaoC family dehydratase produces MTGPRIFASPRDLLGAEGTQLGPTPWLVIEQSRIDQFAEATEDRQWIHVDPERAATGPFGKTIAHGYLTLSLANAFLPQLIEVQRFSHGVNVGMDRTRFLAPVPVGSRIRGTGEIVKVEEIKGSIQSIVRITIELEGSEKPACTVDTISRYYPES; encoded by the coding sequence ATGACCGGCCCCCGCATCTTCGCCTCGCCGCGCGACCTGCTCGGCGCCGAGGGAACGCAGCTGGGCCCGACCCCCTGGCTGGTGATCGAACAGTCGCGCATCGACCAGTTCGCCGAGGCGACCGAGGATCGCCAGTGGATCCATGTCGACCCCGAGCGCGCCGCCACCGGCCCGTTCGGCAAGACGATCGCCCATGGCTATCTGACGCTCAGCCTCGCCAACGCCTTCCTGCCGCAGCTGATCGAGGTCCAGCGGTTCAGCCATGGCGTGAACGTTGGCATGGACCGTACCCGCTTCCTCGCCCCCGTGCCCGTCGGTTCGCGCATTCGCGGCACCGGCGAAATCGTGAAGGTCGAGGAGATCAAGGGCTCGATCCAGTCGATCGTGCGGATTACCATCGAACTGGAAGGGTCGGAAAAACCGGCCTGCACGGTCGACACCATCAGTCGCTATTATCCGGAGAGCTAA
- a CDS encoding SDR family oxidoreductase, giving the protein MAGLLENRIAFVTGGAGGIGAATAIAFAAEGAKVAVADLKDPTETVETIRAAGGDAYSIALDVTDQAAVEAAVDGVVARWGRLDIAFNNAGVSLEDYTTPWESVDLYDKVVAVNQRGVMLCMAAELRHMAKQGSGSIVNTASVAGMVGLAGAGYCGSKHAVVGLTRSAAMRYAAEGIRVNCVCPGAISTPMTEAEGLSDQSRAFMAQMHPMNRMGRAEEIADAVVFLASDKASFITGHPLAVDGGYLAR; this is encoded by the coding sequence ATGGCAGGATTGCTCGAGAACCGCATTGCCTTTGTCACGGGCGGTGCGGGCGGGATTGGTGCGGCCACCGCAATCGCCTTCGCCGCCGAGGGCGCGAAGGTCGCGGTCGCCGACCTGAAGGATCCGACCGAAACCGTCGAGACGATCCGCGCCGCAGGCGGGGACGCCTATTCGATCGCGCTCGATGTGACCGATCAGGCGGCGGTCGAAGCGGCGGTCGATGGCGTGGTGGCCAGATGGGGCCGGCTCGACATCGCCTTCAACAATGCAGGCGTGTCGCTGGAGGACTATACGACCCCGTGGGAGTCGGTGGACCTCTATGACAAGGTCGTCGCGGTAAACCAGCGCGGCGTGATGCTCTGCATGGCCGCCGAGCTGCGCCACATGGCGAAGCAGGGCTCGGGCTCGATCGTCAACACCGCATCGGTTGCCGGCATGGTCGGCCTTGCAGGTGCCGGCTATTGCGGCAGCAAGCATGCCGTGGTCGGCCTCACCCGCTCGGCGGCGATGCGCTATGCGGCCGAGGGCATCCGCGTGAACTGCGTCTGCCCCGGCGCGATCAGCACGCCGATGACCGAAGCCGAGGGGCTGAGCGACCAGAGCCGGGCCTTCATGGCGCAGATGCACCCGATGAACCGCATGGGCCGGGCCGAGGAAATCGCCGATGCCGTGGTCTTCCTCGCCTCCGACAAGGCGAGCTTCATCACCGGTCACCCGCTCGCAGTCGACGGCGGATATCTGGCGCGCTGA
- a CDS encoding M14 family metallopeptidase, with protein MYGRLVRFAALAAVSSLAVASVPGPVLPPALPWSGSSERLVVDATDPWVTPAERAGFATTPREVEVRAWLDRLAAASPLISVERFGQSGEGRDLVLVRASKGGTVKPVVLVQAGIHAGEIDGKDAGLMLLRDIALRGKADLLDHVDLVFVPIYNVDGHERMSRWNFPHLRGPAEKGTEGNARDINLNRDYAKADAPETRAMIGLLRRLDPILYIDCHVSGGFDMGYDITFTYAGWGRYARHRATADWLETRFGPTVMAALERRGHIPAIYPSPIDVRQPDKGIRYSPEGPRYSTGYGDFIGVPTVLVENHMLKPYRQRVLGTYVLIEAALRLAAADAARIEQAKATDRASRPASLLTRWKPAAEPIGWVEDFKGVAFETYMSPASGRVEQRWLGRPARFRMPIIGQVPVETVTLLKAWWVPAAQSEVIDRLRLHGIGFEVVDQPRRLKVDRVTLRDPKLARPNEGRVPLEARFEHGLIEETMPAGTIRVPSDQPLGLLAAALLEPESQDSFLAWGFFPEMLGVPPGTEDFVRAASAEALLEADSRLREQFARKLAQEPDFARDPEARLSWLLDSVRGDALTYPVRREP; from the coding sequence ATGTACGGTCGATTGGTGCGCTTCGCCGCCCTGGCGGCGGTCTCTTCCCTGGCGGTGGCGTCGGTTCCCGGGCCGGTCCTGCCGCCGGCACTGCCCTGGTCAGGTTCCAGCGAACGGCTGGTCGTGGACGCGACCGACCCCTGGGTCACCCCGGCGGAACGTGCGGGCTTCGCGACGACCCCGCGCGAGGTTGAGGTGCGGGCCTGGCTGGATCGGCTGGCTGCGGCCTCTCCGCTGATTTCCGTCGAACGTTTCGGGCAGTCCGGCGAAGGGCGGGACCTTGTCCTGGTCCGGGCCAGCAAAGGTGGGACTGTCAAGCCAGTGGTGCTCGTTCAGGCGGGGATCCATGCCGGTGAGATCGACGGCAAGGATGCCGGCCTCATGCTGCTGCGCGACATCGCGCTGCGCGGCAAGGCGGACCTGCTCGACCATGTCGATCTGGTTTTCGTGCCGATCTACAATGTCGACGGGCACGAGCGGATGAGCCGGTGGAACTTCCCGCATCTGCGCGGGCCCGCCGAGAAAGGCACCGAAGGCAATGCCCGCGACATCAATCTCAACCGCGACTATGCCAAGGCCGATGCACCCGAGACCCGGGCGATGATCGGCCTGCTGCGCCGGCTCGATCCCATTCTCTACATAGACTGCCATGTCAGCGGCGGCTTCGACATGGGCTATGACATCACTTTCACCTATGCCGGATGGGGCCGCTATGCCCGCCACCGCGCCACGGCGGACTGGCTCGAAACGCGCTTCGGGCCGACCGTTATGGCCGCGCTAGAGCGCAGGGGGCATATCCCCGCCATCTATCCGAGCCCGATCGACGTCCGGCAGCCAGACAAGGGCATACGCTACAGCCCCGAGGGGCCGCGCTATTCGACCGGCTATGGCGACTTCATCGGCGTGCCGACGGTGCTCGTCGAGAACCATATGCTCAAGCCGTATCGCCAGCGCGTGCTGGGCACCTATGTGTTGATCGAGGCGGCACTACGCCTCGCCGCCGCCGACGCCGCGCGCATCGAGCAGGCCAAGGCCACCGACCGGGCGAGCCGCCCTGCATCACTGCTGACCCGATGGAAGCCCGCTGCCGAGCCGATCGGCTGGGTCGAGGACTTCAAGGGCGTCGCGTTCGAGACCTATATGTCGCCCGCGAGTGGACGGGTCGAGCAACGCTGGCTGGGCCGACCCGCGCGGTTCCGCATGCCGATCATCGGCCAGGTGCCGGTGGAGACGGTCACGCTCCTCAAAGCCTGGTGGGTCCCGGCCGCCCAGAGCGAGGTGATCGATCGCCTGCGTCTTCATGGCATCGGGTTCGAGGTGGTTGACCAGCCCCGGCGCCTGAAGGTCGACCGCGTGACGTTGCGCGACCCGAAACTGGCACGGCCGAACGAAGGGCGCGTTCCGCTTGAAGCGCGTTTCGAACATGGTTTGATCGAAGAGACCATGCCCGCGGGCACGATCCGGGTGCCGTCCGACCAGCCGCTCGGCCTGCTTGCGGCGGCGCTGCTCGAGCCGGAGAGCCAGGATTCCTTCCTTGCCTGGGGCTTCTTCCCGGAGATGCTGGGCGTTCCGCCCGGGACGGAGGATTTTGTCCGGGCTGCATCCGCCGAGGCACTGCTTGAAGCGGACAGCCGGTTGCGTGAGCAGTTCGCCCGAAAACTGGCACAGGAACCCGACTTCGCCCGTGATCCGGAGGCCCGGCTGTCGTGGCTGCTCGACAGCGTGCGCGGCGATGCGCTGACCTATCCCGTCCGGCGGGAGCCCTGA